In a genomic window of Streptomyces sp. NBC_01231:
- a CDS encoding alpha/beta hydrolase translates to MRAPALYSAAGTLLLTTLTAAPAGSAPGAPGVAELRGTVVAAARAGARGIDFGACPATEDLPETVRCGTVSVPLDYARPDGRQIELTVSRVPATHKDPSNSKRRVPGQGSLVFNPGGPGGSGMYFPLIGALPEWKRLAAAYDLVGYAPRGVGRSAHLSCEDPKTFLKAPTQAPTHPSEAYKKERIAQAKAYARGCAQRAGDALRHYTSLNNARDLDVLRAALGESRLTFVGASYGTYLGALYATLFPSHVRRMVFDAAVNPDPDQVWYRSNLAQSAAFEGRWQDFREWAARHDDVYSLGDTAGEVLRSYEKAAARLAAKPAGGTVGPGQLQEAFLSVGYYDDYWPHRAQALSAYLKGDPEPLVEQAGPHPETAAEAENAHAVYTAVECNDAPWPTDWQVWDRDNTRLARVAPFETWDNVWTNLSCAYWPAPRQRPLDVRTGPGEVPGTLILAAERDAAAPYEGALELRRRLSGAVLVTERDAGTHGIAGGPNPCVNGYLDAYLLEGRLPVRRAACAPHPEPEPRQASPATKSATDLRRPV, encoded by the coding sequence ATGAGAGCCCCCGCCCTCTACTCGGCCGCCGGGACCCTGCTCCTGACCACACTCACCGCGGCCCCGGCCGGCAGCGCCCCCGGGGCGCCGGGCGTGGCCGAGCTGCGCGGCACCGTGGTGGCCGCCGCGCGCGCCGGGGCGAGGGGCATCGACTTCGGTGCCTGCCCCGCCACCGAGGACCTGCCGGAGACCGTGCGGTGCGGCACCGTGTCCGTGCCGCTCGACTACGCCCGGCCCGACGGCCGGCAGATCGAACTGACCGTGAGCCGGGTGCCGGCCACCCACAAGGACCCGAGCAACAGCAAGCGCCGGGTGCCCGGGCAGGGCTCCCTGGTCTTCAACCCGGGCGGGCCGGGCGGCTCCGGCATGTACTTCCCGCTGATCGGCGCTCTCCCGGAGTGGAAACGGCTCGCGGCGGCGTACGACCTCGTGGGCTACGCCCCGCGCGGCGTGGGCCGGTCCGCGCACCTGTCCTGCGAGGACCCCAAGACGTTCCTCAAGGCTCCGACACAGGCGCCGACGCACCCCTCGGAGGCGTACAAGAAGGAACGCATCGCGCAGGCGAAGGCGTACGCGCGCGGCTGCGCCCAGCGCGCCGGAGACGCCCTGCGGCACTACACCTCCCTCAACAACGCCCGTGACCTGGACGTCCTGCGCGCCGCGCTCGGCGAGTCGAGGCTGACGTTCGTGGGCGCGTCGTACGGCACCTACCTGGGGGCGCTGTACGCGACCCTCTTCCCGTCGCACGTACGGCGGATGGTGTTCGACGCCGCGGTGAACCCGGACCCCGACCAGGTCTGGTACCGCAGCAACCTCGCCCAGTCGGCCGCGTTCGAGGGACGCTGGCAGGACTTCCGGGAGTGGGCCGCCCGGCACGACGACGTGTACTCACTGGGTGACACGGCCGGCGAGGTGCTGCGCAGTTACGAGAAGGCCGCGGCACGGCTGGCCGCGAAGCCGGCGGGCGGGACGGTCGGCCCCGGCCAGTTGCAGGAGGCCTTCCTGTCGGTCGGGTACTACGACGACTACTGGCCGCACCGCGCGCAGGCGCTGTCGGCGTATCTGAAGGGCGACCCGGAGCCGCTGGTCGAGCAGGCCGGGCCGCATCCGGAGACGGCGGCCGAGGCGGAGAACGCGCACGCGGTCTACACGGCCGTCGAGTGCAACGACGCGCCCTGGCCCACGGATTGGCAGGTGTGGGACCGGGACAACACCCGGCTCGCGCGGGTGGCACCCTTCGAGACCTGGGACAACGTGTGGACGAACCTGTCCTGCGCGTACTGGCCCGCGCCGCGTCAGCGGCCCCTCGACGTGCGTACCGGTCCTGGTGAGGTGCCGGGGACGCTGATCCTGGCGGCCGAGCGGGACGCTGCCGCGCCCTATGAGGGGGCGCTGGAGTTGCGCCGGCGGTTGTCGGGGGCGGTGCTGGTGACGGAGCGGGACGCGGGGACGCACGGGATCGCGGGTGGGCCGAACCCGTGCGTCAACGGGTACCTCGACGCGTACCTGTTGGAAGGGCGGCTTCCGGTGCGGCGCGCCGCGTGTGCGCCGCACCCGGAACCGGAACCGCGTCAGGCGAGCCCGGCGACCAAGTCGGCGACCGACTTGCGGCGGCCCGTGTAG
- a CDS encoding DUF4142 domain-containing protein, translating into MRPRPPVNGRGIFTGTGVIIVGLIATLVALIFPIWSYDDRSGTGLDVLNAETVSTRYGPLSALDRDFVTKVRLAGLWELPAGQQAQQKGTTEAVRTAGTHLVEGHTFLDERVRDVATQLGLELPNEPTEQQQGWLATLNTAQGVDYDRQFANILRLAHGRVFSVVAQVRAATRNSLVRALADDANTTVLDHIKVLEATGYVDFDALARDLAADSTPPITNSPAPPGTITDPGPVVPLPTTPSPSPTYPLPPAASNPPPPAPETS; encoded by the coding sequence ATGCGACCCCGTCCCCCCGTCAACGGCAGAGGCATCTTCACCGGCACAGGCGTCATCATCGTCGGCCTGATCGCGACCCTCGTGGCGCTGATCTTCCCGATCTGGTCGTACGACGACCGGTCCGGTACCGGCCTGGACGTACTCAACGCCGAGACCGTGTCGACGCGGTACGGGCCGCTGTCCGCCCTCGACCGGGACTTCGTCACGAAGGTCAGGCTGGCCGGCCTGTGGGAACTGCCCGCCGGTCAGCAGGCGCAGCAGAAGGGCACCACCGAGGCCGTACGAACGGCGGGCACGCACCTGGTCGAGGGCCACACGTTCCTGGACGAGCGGGTCCGGGACGTGGCCACCCAGCTCGGCCTGGAACTGCCCAACGAGCCGACCGAGCAGCAGCAGGGGTGGCTCGCGACCCTGAACACCGCCCAAGGCGTCGACTACGACCGCCAGTTCGCCAACATCCTGCGGCTGGCGCACGGCAGGGTGTTCTCAGTCGTCGCCCAGGTACGGGCCGCCACCCGCAACTCGCTCGTCCGCGCCCTCGCCGACGACGCCAACACGACCGTGCTGGACCACATCAAGGTCCTGGAGGCCACGGGGTACGTCGACTTCGACGCCCTGGCCCGGGACCTGGCGGCCGACAGCACTCCCCCGATCACCAACTCCCCCGCCCCGCCGGGCACGATCACCGACCCGGGCCCGGTGGTCCCGCTCCCGACGACGCCGTCGCCGTCCCCGACCTATCCGCTCCCGCCGGCCGCCTCCAACCCGCCTCCGCCGGCCCCCGAGACCTCCTGA
- a CDS encoding DUF692 family protein produces MERLGTGIGWRPEIADAVERMPGIDWVEVVAENTCPEHLPQSLLRLRERGITIVPHGVSLGLGGADRPDAGRLTALADRAQALGSPLVTEHIAFVRAGGPLTVSPRLEAGHLLPVPRTRDALDVLCENVRVAQDALPVPLAVENIAALISWPGEELTEGQFLYELADRTGVRLLIDVANLHTNHVNRGEDPAEALTDLPLEAIAYVHVAGGFERDGVWHDSHAHPVPRPVLDILTDLASRVSPPGVLLERDENFPEPAELEGELGAIREALEKGGARVTVPSGPRSDTTHPADVTTTPAPDPASAPIPLTAAASAADPLTAPAADPVTLPSPNPVPSPDSARVLDSTPLTAPAPVTDPAAGPLPAPVTPPAADPVPSPDSAPTPAQVPAPAARADDLARQRLALAQTALLSALVAGTPVPEGFDRVRLGVQARALGGKRADVVAKVAPDLPAILGSAYRPAFLAYAHGHPMTDGYRRDALDFAEQVLLAGQLEDPTARRHLREWWLERSGPEPRSQRPTARLARATRRVLLRR; encoded by the coding sequence ATGGAGCGACTGGGGACGGGCATCGGGTGGCGGCCGGAGATCGCGGACGCCGTAGAACGCATGCCGGGCATCGACTGGGTCGAGGTCGTGGCGGAGAACACCTGCCCCGAACACCTCCCGCAGTCCCTGCTGCGGCTGCGGGAGCGCGGGATCACCATTGTCCCGCACGGCGTCTCGCTCGGCCTCGGCGGCGCCGACCGTCCCGACGCGGGACGTCTGACCGCCCTCGCCGATCGGGCGCAGGCGCTGGGCTCACCGCTGGTCACCGAGCACATCGCGTTCGTCCGGGCGGGCGGCCCGCTGACGGTCTCCCCCCGCCTGGAGGCGGGACATCTGCTGCCGGTGCCGCGCACCCGCGACGCCCTCGACGTGCTGTGCGAGAACGTCCGCGTCGCGCAGGACGCGCTGCCGGTACCACTCGCCGTCGAGAACATCGCCGCGTTGATCTCCTGGCCCGGCGAGGAGCTGACCGAGGGGCAGTTCCTGTACGAGCTGGCCGACCGCACCGGAGTGCGCCTGCTCATCGACGTGGCGAACCTGCACACCAACCACGTCAACCGTGGCGAGGACCCGGCCGAGGCGCTGACCGACCTCCCCCTGGAGGCCATCGCCTACGTCCATGTCGCGGGCGGCTTCGAACGCGACGGTGTCTGGCACGACAGCCATGCCCACCCCGTCCCCCGCCCGGTCCTCGACATCCTGACCGATCTGGCGTCCCGGGTCTCCCCGCCGGGCGTCCTGCTGGAACGCGACGAGAACTTCCCCGAGCCGGCCGAGCTGGAAGGGGAGTTGGGGGCGATCCGGGAGGCGCTGGAGAAGGGCGGCGCGAGGGTCACGGTGCCCTCCGGGCCCCGGTCCGACACCACCCACCCTGCGGACGTGACGACCACACCGGCTCCGGATCCGGCTTCGGCTCCGATTCCGCTGACGGCTGCGGCTTCGGCTGCGGATCCGCTGACGGCTCCGGCTGCGGATCCAGTCACGCTCCCGAGTCCGAACCCCGTTCCGAGTCCAGACTCTGCGCGGGTTCTCGATTCGACTCCGCTGACGGCTCCGGCCCCGGTGACGGATCCCGCTGCGGGCCCGCTTCCGGCCCCGGTCACCCCTCCGGCTGCGGACCCGGTTCCGAGTCCGGACTCGGCTCCGACACCGGCCCAGGTTCCGGCCCCGGCCGCACGGGCCGACGACCTCGCCCGTCAGCGGCTGGCCCTCGCGCAGACGGCGCTGCTGTCCGCGCTGGTCGCCGGTACGCCCGTCCCGGAGGGGTTCGACCGGGTGCGCCTCGGCGTCCAGGCCCGCGCTCTCGGCGGGAAGCGGGCGGACGTCGTGGCGAAGGTCGCGCCCGACCTCCCGGCCATCCTCGGCTCGGCCTACCGCCCGGCCTTCCTCGCCTACGCCCACGGCCACCCGATGACGGACGGCTACCGCCGCGACGCCCTGGACTTCGCCGAGCAGGTGCTGCTCGCCGGGCAGTTGGAGGACCCCACGGCACGGCGTCACCTACGGGAATGGTGGCTGGAGCGGTCGGGACCGGAACCGCGCTCGCAGCGCCCCACGGCACGGCTGGCTCGCGCCACACGCCGGGTCCTGCTGCGCCGCTGA
- a CDS encoding peptidyl-tRNA hydrolase codes for MSRPRDWQTDPVSEDSTSSDDSPFRSDPSARDHAPQFVLPLVVRIERDAPPARTDALETAARAVLLMLADERSAGAGEWARAIRDWQDARIRKVVRRARGAEWRRAVALPGITVAGKSAEVRVFPPVPLDGWPKDLARLQVSGTDLDDPEPPVAADPSAPVLWLNPDLDMSAGKAMAQAGHGAQLAWWELSQEERSGWRDAGFPLAVRPADPGRWGELTTSGLPLVRDAGFTEIAPGSCTVVADHPALR; via the coding sequence ATGTCGCGTCCCCGGGATTGGCAGACTGACCCTGTGAGCGAAGATTCGACGTCGAGCGACGACAGCCCCTTCCGGTCCGACCCCAGCGCACGGGACCACGCGCCGCAGTTCGTGCTGCCCCTGGTCGTCCGCATCGAGCGGGACGCTCCCCCGGCCCGCACCGACGCCCTGGAGACGGCCGCCCGAGCCGTGCTCCTCATGCTGGCCGACGAGCGGTCCGCCGGCGCGGGCGAGTGGGCGCGGGCGATCCGGGACTGGCAGGACGCGCGGATCCGCAAGGTCGTGCGGCGGGCCCGGGGCGCGGAGTGGCGGCGGGCCGTGGCGTTGCCCGGGATCACCGTGGCCGGGAAGTCGGCGGAGGTGCGGGTCTTCCCGCCGGTGCCGTTGGACGGGTGGCCCAAGGACCTGGCCCGGCTCCAGGTGTCGGGCACCGACCTCGACGATCCGGAGCCGCCGGTGGCCGCAGACCCGTCGGCGCCCGTGCTCTGGCTGAACCCGGACCTGGACATGTCGGCCGGGAAGGCGATGGCGCAGGCCGGTCACGGGGCCCAACTCGCCTGGTGGGAACTGTCCCAGGAGGAGCGGTCCGGCTGGCGCGACGCGGGATTCCCGCTGGCCGTACGTCCCGCCGACCCCGGCCGCTGGGGTGAACTGACCACGAGCGGACTGCCGTTGGTGCGGGACGCCGGGTTCACCGAGATCGCGCCCGGGTCCTGCACCGTCGTCGCGGACCACCCGGCGTTGCGGTGA
- a CDS encoding ATP-binding cassette domain-containing protein, with product MQNALRLENVGRRYGLSGSWVLRGVDLTVDPGDLVRVEGTNGTGKSTLLRLLARIDAPTTGRISGRPRTAYVPERFPSALPFTPSGYLAHLGAVHGLSRAAAARAADEWLDRFGATAQARTPMTRLSKGSSQKVAVAQALLAEPELLVLDEAWTGLDTDARAELERAVAERTAAGGAVVFVDHDPRRLAGVPDATYRVHDGTLERRTEQATSPSGPQVVVEAQGPPGGQLPSVTVTVTVTVTAAEETVPGTYHLSVPASHSDVLLQELLTARPPWHVRSVTRADAPTPTDTPDGQEDPR from the coding sequence ATGCAGAACGCTCTACGGCTGGAGAACGTGGGCCGCCGCTACGGCCTGAGCGGCTCCTGGGTCCTGCGTGGCGTCGACCTGACCGTCGACCCCGGCGACCTCGTCCGGGTCGAGGGAACCAACGGCACCGGAAAGTCCACCCTCCTCCGCCTCCTGGCGAGGATCGACGCCCCCACCACGGGCCGCATCAGCGGCCGCCCCCGAACGGCCTACGTTCCCGAACGCTTCCCGTCGGCCCTGCCCTTCACCCCGTCCGGCTACCTCGCCCACCTCGGCGCCGTGCACGGTCTGAGCCGCGCCGCCGCCGCACGGGCCGCCGACGAGTGGCTCGACCGTTTCGGCGCGACGGCCCAGGCCCGCACCCCGATGACCCGACTGTCGAAGGGCAGCAGCCAGAAGGTCGCCGTAGCCCAGGCCCTGCTCGCCGAACCCGAACTGCTCGTCCTCGACGAGGCGTGGACGGGACTGGACACCGACGCCCGGGCCGAACTGGAGCGAGCCGTGGCCGAACGCACCGCCGCCGGCGGGGCCGTGGTGTTCGTCGACCATGACCCGCGCCGCCTGGCGGGCGTGCCCGACGCCACCTACCGCGTCCACGACGGCACTCTCGAACGCCGTACGGAACAGGCGACTTCGCCGTCCGGCCCGCAGGTCGTCGTCGAAGCGCAGGGCCCGCCCGGCGGACAGCTCCCCTCCGTCACCGTCACCGTCACCGTCACCGTCACGGCCGCCGAGGAGACCGTCCCGGGCACGTACCACCTCAGCGTCCCCGCGTCCCACTCGGACGTCCTCCTCCAGGAACTGCTCACGGCCCGCCCGCCGTGGCACGTGCGCAGCGTGACCCGCGCCGATGCCCCCACCCCCACCGACACCCCCGACGGTCAGGAAGACCCCAGGTGA
- a CDS encoding ABC transporter, which produces MTALLRYQAALLVRSQRWLPPFILYAAFLGVGVQGGQPVLDSLGYTAAALLPVAAWLVRICVTGEPAAAGHCVAAATGPGRAHLGRLLVALGASAALGALATVIVTWISDPASSDHQTRVPLLPAGAAGLLAVLACALLGTAVGALTSWPLLRSPGRAVPALLLAALLALVVSGSPARAAVSGLVTGSRSGTVEPPLLPLAGAALLAAAATATACALTSRRSP; this is translated from the coding sequence GTGACCGCCCTCCTCCGCTACCAGGCCGCCCTCCTCGTCCGCTCCCAGCGGTGGCTGCCGCCCTTCATCCTGTACGCGGCGTTCCTGGGCGTCGGGGTGCAGGGCGGCCAGCCGGTGCTCGACTCGCTCGGGTACACGGCCGCCGCGCTGCTGCCCGTCGCCGCCTGGCTGGTACGGATCTGCGTCACGGGCGAGCCGGCTGCGGCCGGCCACTGCGTGGCCGCGGCGACCGGGCCCGGGCGGGCGCACCTGGGCCGGCTGCTGGTGGCGCTGGGCGCGTCGGCGGCGCTCGGCGCGCTCGCGACGGTGATCGTGACGTGGATCAGTGATCCGGCGAGCTCCGACCACCAGACCCGGGTGCCCCTGCTCCCCGCGGGCGCGGCCGGGCTGCTCGCCGTGCTGGCCTGTGCCCTGCTCGGCACGGCCGTCGGCGCGCTCACCAGCTGGCCCTTGCTGCGGTCACCCGGCCGGGCGGTCCCCGCGCTGCTGCTCGCGGCGCTGCTGGCGCTGGTGGTGTCCGGCTCTCCGGCCCGGGCGGCGGTCAGCGGCCTGGTCACCGGCTCCCGCTCCGGCACGGTCGAGCCGCCCCTGCTGCCGCTCGCCGGGGCCGCCCTGCTCGCGGCCGCCGCCACCGCGACGGCCTGCGCGCTCACCTCCCGCAGATCACCCTGA